A single region of the Gracilibacillus caseinilyticus genome encodes:
- a CDS encoding chromate transporter translates to MELVTIFWTFLLIGFVSFGGGYAMLPLIETEVTSHHWMSTQELTDVIAVAGMSPGPIATNSAIFVGYHVASFPGAMMAALGMVIPSFLIILLLSAFFFHIHHHKLVKSALYGLRPIITGLIAYAALKFAISNQLISTVSWQSLSLCCIFVLALLSLIKWQVHPIVVIVMSGVAGMVLY, encoded by the coding sequence TTGGAATTAGTTACAATATTTTGGACTTTTTTATTAATCGGTTTTGTTTCGTTTGGGGGCGGGTATGCGATGCTGCCATTAATTGAAACAGAGGTGACAAGCCATCATTGGATGTCGACACAGGAATTGACTGATGTTATCGCGGTTGCCGGTATGTCACCTGGACCGATTGCAACAAACAGTGCTATTTTTGTTGGTTATCATGTAGCGAGTTTCCCTGGGGCGATGATGGCTGCTTTAGGCATGGTTATTCCATCTTTCTTAATAATTTTACTGCTATCCGCCTTCTTCTTTCATATTCATCACCATAAGCTCGTAAAATCTGCACTTTACGGCTTGCGACCGATCATTACTGGCCTGATCGCCTACGCAGCCTTGAAATTTGCGATAAGTAATCAACTAATAAGCACGGTATCATGGCAAAGCCTCAGTTTATGTTGTATATTCGTGTTAGCGCTTCTATCACTTATTAAGTGGCAAGTACATCCTATTGTGGTTATTGTAATGTCAGGTGTAGCAGGAATGGTGTTATACTAA
- a CDS encoding amidase yields the protein MINTDEILSLDALGQKALLDRKQITPSELTDFYINRIQADNPSLNAIVTETFEQARKNAQEVNLTDSAVAGLPFLIKDLNAVKGVRFTHGSRILKDFAAPADDEYTLRYQRAGLISLGKTNTPEFGLLPTTEPELFGPTKNPWDHSRSPGGSSGGSAAAVAAGLIPFAHANDGGGSIRIPASSCGLFGLKPSRGRLPYSPYVNHLAINHALTRSVRDSAALLDVIKGGDKQSLYPSYSNQTSFLESVKRSPRKLKIAVGYQTEDIAFDEATKQNMEETTRLLEDLGHEVHHVMPTLDYAQLAHHFINIWLATGSVTIQHLANMAHQEPTQANLEPLSYQILQFGKQLTAFEYEESRVFMQIEAQKLLSFFDTYDMWMTPTLNQLPVQLGTLSQEGTAYQIMLKNMTDYNPFMPLANATGQPAMSVPTSFTKGEIPIGTHFIGRPGEEAVLLQLGAQLEKENPWFHRYAKFN from the coding sequence ATGATAAACACTGATGAAATACTCAGTTTAGATGCATTAGGTCAGAAAGCGTTACTCGATCGCAAACAGATTACACCGTCTGAACTGACCGATTTTTATATTAACCGCATTCAAGCAGATAACCCTTCATTAAATGCGATCGTAACAGAAACATTTGAGCAAGCCCGAAAGAATGCGCAAGAAGTAAATCTTACTGACAGTGCGGTTGCAGGGCTTCCCTTTCTGATCAAAGATTTAAATGCTGTAAAAGGGGTAAGATTTACGCATGGTTCCAGAATTTTAAAGGATTTTGCTGCTCCTGCAGATGACGAGTACACCCTGCGCTATCAACGAGCAGGACTGATTTCATTAGGTAAAACAAACACACCAGAATTTGGACTGTTGCCTACAACAGAGCCGGAACTTTTTGGTCCAACCAAAAATCCGTGGGACCATTCCCGGTCACCAGGGGGATCAAGCGGTGGTTCGGCAGCTGCAGTAGCGGCAGGACTTATTCCTTTCGCACATGCGAATGACGGTGGTGGATCGATTCGAATACCTGCTTCTTCTTGTGGACTTTTCGGATTAAAACCAAGTAGAGGAAGGTTGCCATATTCACCATATGTTAATCATTTGGCGATCAACCATGCATTGACACGATCCGTCCGAGACAGTGCAGCATTATTGGATGTAATCAAAGGAGGAGATAAGCAATCACTCTATCCAAGCTACTCTAATCAAACGTCCTTCTTAGAGAGCGTGAAGCGTTCGCCTCGCAAACTTAAAATAGCGGTAGGTTACCAAACAGAAGACATTGCATTTGATGAAGCTACCAAACAAAATATGGAGGAAACTACCCGATTGCTGGAAGACTTGGGGCATGAGGTACATCATGTGATGCCTACACTAGATTATGCACAATTAGCACATCACTTTATTAATATTTGGCTTGCAACAGGATCTGTCACTATTCAACATCTTGCCAATATGGCTCATCAAGAACCGACACAAGCTAACCTGGAGCCACTGTCTTATCAGATTCTGCAATTTGGCAAGCAGCTGACAGCATTTGAATACGAGGAATCACGGGTCTTCATGCAGATCGAAGCGCAAAAGCTTTTATCGTTCTTTGATACTTACGATATGTGGATGACACCAACATTAAATCAGCTGCCTGTCCAACTCGGAACCTTGTCTCAAGAGGGTACTGCCTATCAAATCATGCTTAAAAACATGACGGATTACAATCCATTTATGCCGCTGGCCAACGCAACCGGTCAGCCAGCTATGAGTGTACCTACAAGCTTTACCAAGGGAGAAATACCAATTGGCACGCATTTCATAGGAAGACCCGGTGAAGAAGCCGTTCTCTTACAGCTTGGTGCACAACTGGAAAAAGAAAATCCTTGGTTCCATCGCTACGCCAAATTTAATTGA
- the opuFB gene encoding osmoprotectant update ABC transporter permease/substrate-binding subunit OpuFB (The ABC transporter OpuF is widely distributed in Bacillus species other than B. subtilis. OpuFA is the ATP-binding subunit, while OpuFB is a fusion of permease and substrate-binding subunits.) encodes MSNFIHVFTERQDQLWQALFEHIQISFIALCFAVLVSIPLGIYLTKKDKIAEPIIGIAAILQTIPSLALLGLFIPLFGIGKIPAIIALILYALLPILRNTYTGIREVDPSLIEAATAMGMNTSKRLVKVELPLAMPVMMAGIRTSMVLIVGTATLAALIGAGGLGDIILLGIDRNSTSLIVLGAIPAALLAILFDILLRKMETFSFKQSLLTITIILLISVLFIMTPLLLKSNNDTVVIGGKLGTEPEILINMYRLLIEEQSDIEVELEPGLGKTSFLFNALQTSSIDIYPEFTGTALTQFLKEQANSKKKEEVYQQAKQGLKEQFNLVMLSPMEYNNTYALAVPEEFASNYNLDTISDLHSVEGEIKAGFTLEFSDRKDGYLGIQDLYNLSFPNLKTMEPQLRYAAVEEGDINLIDAYSTDSELKRYNLKVLEDDKQLFPPYQGAPLLRQETLDEHPELASILNQLAGKITDDQMRDMNYQVAVEGKSAQEVAREYLENEGLLPAE; translated from the coding sequence ATGTCTAATTTCATCCATGTTTTCACTGAAAGACAAGATCAATTATGGCAAGCGCTATTTGAACATATCCAGATTTCTTTTATTGCATTATGTTTTGCCGTACTTGTTTCCATACCATTAGGAATCTATTTAACGAAGAAGGATAAAATTGCAGAGCCAATTATCGGTATTGCCGCCATTCTGCAAACGATTCCATCTCTGGCATTATTAGGTTTATTTATTCCTCTGTTTGGTATTGGAAAAATCCCGGCAATTATCGCCCTGATACTTTATGCACTGTTACCAATTTTACGGAACACTTATACCGGTATCCGAGAAGTCGATCCTTCTCTGATCGAAGCAGCGACAGCAATGGGGATGAATACTTCCAAACGTTTAGTAAAGGTAGAATTACCACTGGCAATGCCTGTCATGATGGCTGGGATTCGCACGTCGATGGTACTAATTGTGGGTACAGCCACACTCGCAGCACTTATTGGAGCTGGTGGTTTAGGGGATATTATTTTACTAGGAATTGATCGGAATAGCACGTCATTAATTGTGTTGGGGGCAATCCCTGCTGCATTATTGGCCATTTTATTCGATATTCTATTACGTAAAATGGAGACATTCTCCTTCAAACAATCCTTACTGACAATCACTATTATCTTGTTGATCTCGGTGCTCTTCATTATGACACCTTTATTACTGAAGTCCAATAATGACACGGTTGTGATTGGCGGTAAATTAGGGACCGAACCAGAAATACTTATCAATATGTATCGATTATTAATCGAGGAACAGTCGGATATAGAAGTGGAGCTAGAACCAGGCTTAGGGAAAACATCCTTCTTGTTTAATGCTTTACAGACAAGCTCGATTGATATTTACCCTGAGTTTACTGGCACCGCATTAACACAATTTCTGAAGGAGCAAGCCAACAGTAAGAAGAAAGAAGAAGTCTACCAACAAGCGAAACAAGGTCTAAAAGAGCAATTTAACCTAGTGATGCTTTCACCAATGGAATACAACAATACGTATGCATTAGCTGTTCCAGAAGAATTCGCAAGCAACTATAACCTGGATACGATCTCTGATCTTCACTCGGTGGAAGGCGAAATAAAAGCTGGTTTCACATTAGAGTTCTCAGATCGTAAAGATGGCTATCTTGGTATCCAGGATCTGTATAACCTCTCCTTTCCGAATTTAAAAACGATGGAACCGCAGCTCCGTTATGCTGCCGTCGAAGAAGGAGATATTAATTTAATTGACGCCTATTCAACCGATAGCGAATTAAAAAGATATAACTTAAAAGTATTAGAAGATGATAAGCAGCTATTTCCGCCATATCAAGGTGCACCTCTATTAAGACAGGAAACGTTAGATGAGCACCCTGAATTAGCGAGCATTCTCAACCAGCTAGCTGGAAAAATAACAGATGACCAAATGAGAGACATGAATTATCAGGTTGCTGTGGAAGGCAAAAGTGCACAAGAAGTTGCCCGAGAATATTTAGAGAATGAAGGATTATTACCTGCAGAATAA
- a CDS encoding formylglycine-generating enzyme family protein, with protein sequence MEHEKPKSCCQVSRAAIDLNKQTSNQQVEEKEQKHTGMVLLEGGSYLMGTNDEDGFKADGEGPVQEVSVAPFYLDIHTVTNRQFKAFINDTGYQTEAEQYGWSFVFYQFIDKNTNANLQQVPGTPWWFAVEGAYWYQPFGKDSNVEDRMDHPVIHVSWNDAHAYCKWAGKRLPTEKEWEYAARGGLVQKRYPWGDELHPNGEHHCNIWQGNFPQNNTKEDGYTGTAPAQSFPANNYGLYNMAGNVWEWCADTFTTDRTGQLDRDYVNGNVSKVMRGGSYLCHHSYCNRYRVAARSSNTADSSSGNIGFRCVKDR encoded by the coding sequence GTGGAACATGAAAAGCCAAAAAGCTGCTGTCAGGTTAGCAGGGCAGCAATAGATTTGAATAAACAAACCAGCAATCAGCAGGTCGAGGAGAAAGAGCAGAAGCATACAGGCATGGTTTTGCTAGAAGGTGGCTCCTATTTAATGGGAACCAATGATGAGGATGGTTTTAAAGCAGATGGTGAGGGACCTGTTCAAGAAGTAAGTGTGGCCCCGTTTTATCTAGATATTCATACCGTCACCAACAGACAATTTAAAGCATTTATTAATGATACCGGTTACCAAACGGAGGCAGAGCAATATGGCTGGTCGTTTGTTTTTTATCAATTTATTGATAAAAACACGAATGCAAACCTGCAACAGGTACCAGGGACACCCTGGTGGTTTGCAGTAGAAGGTGCCTATTGGTATCAACCGTTTGGCAAAGATTCAAATGTAGAGGATAGGATGGATCATCCGGTAATTCATGTTTCGTGGAATGATGCACATGCATATTGTAAGTGGGCTGGTAAGCGGTTGCCTACCGAAAAAGAGTGGGAATATGCAGCAAGAGGTGGGCTGGTCCAAAAACGATATCCATGGGGTGATGAATTACATCCAAATGGAGAGCACCACTGTAATATTTGGCAAGGAAACTTCCCCCAGAACAACACAAAAGAGGATGGATATACAGGAACAGCTCCCGCTCAATCCTTTCCAGCTAATAATTATGGATTGTACAATATGGCGGGGAATGTGTGGGAATGGTGTGCAGATACATTTACAACGGACCGAACAGGGCAGTTAGATAGGGATTATGTCAATGGTAATGTATCAAAAGTGATGAGAGGTGGCTCTTATTTATGTCATCATTCCTACTGTAACAGGTATCGTGTGGCAGCGAGAAGTTCGAACACGGCTGATAGCTCATCAGGGAATATTGGTTTTCGGTGTGTGAAAGACAGGTAA
- a CDS encoding chromate transporter: MNGKMLVSLFMTFLKISPMTFGGGYAMIPLIEKEIVDRKKWVEAKDLSEIFALAQSVPGAIAINAATFVGYRLAGVMGALVAMIGILLPTFLIVVTLSMVFVLIKDNALVADAFMGIRPAIVALIAFAAYRIGITALYDKTTIGIAVITVVLLFLLPVHPVVIIIGGIIVGLLIVELKKHLGFTTHLEKVQKSVR, encoded by the coding sequence ATGAATGGAAAAATGCTTGTTTCTTTGTTTATGACCTTCCTTAAGATTAGCCCGATGACATTCGGTGGAGGCTATGCAATGATCCCGTTGATTGAAAAAGAAATCGTTGATCGAAAGAAATGGGTAGAAGCAAAAGATCTTTCGGAAATTTTTGCGCTTGCACAGTCCGTGCCGGGAGCGATTGCGATTAATGCTGCTACATTTGTCGGATATCGGCTGGCTGGAGTTATGGGGGCGCTAGTTGCAATGATTGGAATTTTACTCCCTACATTTTTAATCGTCGTGACGTTAAGTATGGTGTTTGTTTTAATTAAAGACAATGCACTGGTTGCGGATGCATTCATGGGAATCAGACCTGCTATTGTCGCTTTAATTGCTTTTGCAGCCTATCGGATTGGAATTACAGCACTTTATGATAAAACAACAATCGGAATCGCCGTAATAACGGTAGTTTTATTATTCCTGCTTCCGGTTCATCCTGTCGTGATTATTATTGGAGGTATCATTGTGGGGTTACTTATTGTGGAACTGAAAAAACATTTAGGATTTACTACACATTTAGAGAAGGTTCAGAAATCTGTGAGGTAG
- a CDS encoding flotillin family protein — protein MDILIVVGVVVAIILAFAILFAARYKTVGADDAMIVTGSFLGSKNVHKTEDGGGIKIVRGGGAFILPIFQQKENISLRSHSLDISTPNVYTENGVPVMADGTAIIKVQSTTEGIATAGEQFLGKDNSELRKEAQEVLEGHLRAILGTMTVEEIYKNRERFAQEVQTQAAVDLKKMGLQIVSFTIKDVQDENGYLEALGKPRIAEVKRDAQIAEANAMRDARIQKAQAERESKGAELLSETQIAESTKEKELKVASYKRDQDTARAEADMAYKLQGAKSEQLVKQEEMQIQLVEKNKQIEIDEKEVLRKQRQYEAEISKKAEAERYATEQKAEADKVTRVKNAEAESEQIRLDGLAEADAIREKGLAEAEAKEKLAEAMDKYGEAAILEMIIKMLPDFAAKIAEPVRSIDKVTVVDSGNGEGDGATRMSQYVTKLMSQLPETLKDVSGVDLKGMLDNVASSSESKIKQQLSNQKDRPAYSESDE, from the coding sequence ATGGATATATTAATTGTAGTTGGTGTAGTTGTCGCCATCATCTTAGCATTCGCTATTCTTTTTGCAGCACGTTATAAAACAGTTGGTGCAGATGACGCGATGATCGTAACCGGTAGTTTTCTTGGCAGTAAAAATGTACATAAGACCGAAGATGGTGGAGGTATTAAGATTGTCCGTGGTGGCGGTGCATTTATTTTACCAATTTTCCAACAGAAGGAGAATATTAGTTTACGCTCTCATAGTTTAGATATTTCTACTCCTAATGTCTATACCGAAAATGGTGTGCCCGTGATGGCTGATGGTACGGCGATTATTAAAGTTCAAAGTACAACCGAGGGTATAGCTACTGCCGGGGAACAATTTTTGGGTAAAGACAATTCTGAGTTACGTAAGGAAGCACAGGAAGTATTAGAAGGACATTTACGTGCGATTCTTGGTACGATGACGGTAGAAGAGATTTACAAAAATCGGGAGCGTTTTGCCCAAGAGGTTCAGACACAGGCAGCCGTCGATTTGAAGAAAATGGGGTTGCAAATTGTCTCGTTTACGATTAAAGATGTTCAAGATGAAAATGGCTATCTTGAAGCGTTAGGTAAACCGCGAATTGCGGAGGTAAAGCGTGATGCTCAGATTGCTGAAGCAAATGCAATGCGTGATGCGCGTATTCAAAAGGCGCAGGCTGAGCGTGAGAGTAAAGGTGCGGAGCTGTTAAGTGAGACACAAATTGCGGAATCAACAAAAGAGAAAGAACTGAAAGTAGCCTCATATAAGCGTGATCAGGATACGGCTCGAGCTGAAGCAGATATGGCCTATAAATTACAAGGTGCGAAATCAGAACAATTAGTCAAACAAGAAGAAATGCAGATTCAGCTTGTTGAGAAAAATAAACAAATTGAGATCGATGAAAAAGAAGTATTGCGTAAACAGCGTCAATATGAAGCGGAAATTTCTAAGAAGGCAGAAGCAGAACGTTATGCAACCGAACAAAAAGCAGAAGCGGATAAAGTTACGCGTGTCAAAAATGCTGAAGCAGAATCAGAACAAATTCGCCTGGATGGTTTAGCGGAAGCAGATGCGATCCGTGAGAAGGGTCTGGCGGAAGCGGAAGCGAAAGAAAAACTTGCCGAAGCAATGGATAAATACGGAGAAGCAGCTATTCTCGAAATGATTATCAAGATGTTGCCTGATTTCGCAGCGAAAATTGCAGAACCAGTACGCTCTATTGACAAGGTAACAGTTGTCGATAGTGGAAATGGAGAAGGTGACGGGGCGACACGTATGAGCCAATACGTTACAAAATTGATGAGCCAGCTGCCAGAAACGTTAAAAGATGTATCTGGTGTTGATTTGAAAGGGATGCTAGATAATGTAGCGTCCAGCAGTGAGTCCAAAATAAAGCAACAACTGTCAAATCAAAAAGATAGACCGGCATATAGCGAATCAGACGAGTGA
- a CDS encoding NfeD family protein, with the protein MSRHSTGGVPIGVIDIYWWLLWGSLGFAVLSLFLGNILDGLLDSVFDSLGEFFNPLLVFGTLSVVAGAGVLLTKYSSLLPVLVLLISLLIGFGAYLLIYYFLVIPMSNAESSASISVQDLVGEVGEVITSIPEKGMGEIFIARSNGSRSETAVSFDNKVIKQGQQVVVVEVKDQILYVSELDEI; encoded by the coding sequence ATGAGTAGACATTCAACAGGAGGTGTACCGATTGGAGTAATTGATATTTATTGGTGGTTGCTATGGGGAAGTCTGGGCTTCGCTGTCTTGTCCTTGTTTCTTGGAAATATCCTTGATGGCTTGTTAGATAGTGTGTTTGATAGTTTAGGTGAATTTTTCAACCCATTATTAGTATTTGGTACCTTGTCCGTCGTTGCTGGTGCGGGGGTGCTGTTAACCAAATATTCCTCATTGCTTCCTGTCCTTGTTCTGTTGATTAGCTTGTTGATTGGATTTGGAGCATATCTGCTTATCTATTATTTTCTGGTGATTCCTATGTCCAATGCAGAATCTTCTGCTTCCATTTCCGTACAGGATTTAGTAGGGGAAGTCGGTGAGGTGATCACATCGATTCCTGAGAAAGGAATGGGTGAAATCTTTATCGCAAGGTCAAATGGCAGCCGGAGTGAAACAGCGGTCAGCTTTGACAACAAGGTGATTAAACAAGGGCAACAAGTTGTGGTTGTAGAGGTTAAAGACCAGATTCTTTATGTATCAGAGTTAGACGAAATTTAA
- a CDS encoding DUF1801 domain-containing protein: MSDMISEYLADKDEKWHQPFLKLYQTIDEHIPNGFAFQLQYGMPSYVVPLSTFPDGYHCEKDTPLPFLSIAAQKRHIAVYHMGIYADDDLLSWFEAEYPKHMSTKLNMGKSCIRFTNPKKIPYELLGELASKVTVEGWINRYTTSIR; encoded by the coding sequence ATGTCTGATATGATCAGTGAATACTTGGCAGATAAAGATGAGAAGTGGCATCAACCGTTTCTCAAGTTGTATCAAACCATTGACGAACACATTCCAAATGGGTTTGCATTTCAGCTTCAATATGGCATGCCTTCATATGTTGTACCATTGTCTACTTTTCCAGATGGCTATCATTGTGAAAAAGACACCCCACTTCCTTTTTTAAGTATTGCAGCACAAAAGCGTCATATCGCGGTTTATCATATGGGGATTTATGCAGATGATGATTTGCTATCCTGGTTTGAGGCTGAATATCCGAAGCATATGTCCACCAAGTTAAATATGGGCAAAAGTTGTATTCGTTTTACCAATCCGAAAAAGATTCCGTATGAATTGTTAGGTGAATTAGCATCAAAAGTAACGGTAGAGGGATGGATTAATCGTTATACAACTTCCATCAGATAA
- a CDS encoding metal-dependent hydrolase: MTGKTHLMGGIATATVLATYTEYDPGLFIAAGAIGGLIPDICHGGSKIGRRFPLLSKIINSIFGHRTFTHSLLFLVVMHFILTMFITNQSIIMGGMAGMVSHFVLDAMTKNGIKLFYPVNITVRFPVTTRTGGTVEHVVLLVLTIVTIYYGKDIISTPLF, translated from the coding sequence ATGACAGGGAAAACACATCTTATGGGAGGGATTGCGACGGCGACGGTGTTAGCGACGTATACGGAATATGATCCTGGACTGTTTATCGCAGCTGGCGCCATTGGTGGGCTGATTCCGGACATATGCCATGGTGGAAGTAAAATAGGGAGAAGGTTTCCTTTGCTCTCGAAAATCATTAACAGCATCTTCGGTCACCGGACGTTTACCCACAGTTTACTATTTTTAGTGGTTATGCATTTTATTCTCACCATGTTTATTACCAATCAATCGATAATCATGGGAGGGATGGCCGGAATGGTCAGTCATTTCGTATTAGATGCAATGACCAAAAATGGGATCAAGTTATTCTACCCAGTTAATATCACGGTTCGTTTTCCTGTAACAACAAGAACTGGCGGGACGGTAGAACATGTCGTCTTACTGGTGTTGACAATTGTCACTATTTATTATGGGAAAGATATTATTTCCACGCCCTTATTTTAA
- a CDS encoding VOC family protein, with protein sequence MNKIFDHMGVAVRDLEGSIHFYLHTLGGNLIDRYRSEAKGVESEIAIIEINGTRTELLMPTNNSTSPIARFIKQKGKGVHHIAYKVDDLDQAIAELKQQGIRVMEDTRRINKHGRRLIYLNPADTEGTIIEYCDYPHKQ encoded by the coding sequence TTGAACAAAATTTTCGATCATATGGGAGTAGCTGTTAGAGACTTAGAAGGTTCGATTCATTTTTATTTACATACATTGGGCGGGAACTTGATTGATCGTTATCGAAGTGAAGCAAAAGGAGTCGAAAGTGAAATAGCTATTATCGAGATTAATGGTACACGAACAGAATTATTAATGCCGACCAACAACTCTACGTCCCCCATCGCCCGATTTATTAAGCAAAAAGGCAAAGGTGTTCATCATATTGCCTACAAGGTCGATGATCTGGACCAAGCGATCGCAGAATTGAAACAGCAAGGAATACGAGTAATGGAAGACACAAGAAGAATCAACAAACATGGAAGAAGACTGATTTACTTAAATCCCGCAGACACAGAGGGCACAATCATTGAGTATTGTGATTACCCACACAAACAATGA
- a CDS encoding ABC transporter ATP-binding protein: MITFHDVSKQFPDGTIAVNRINFTITNGEFFVLIGPSGCGKTTTLKMMNRLIPLSEGTILIDDKKISEYNIHELRWNIGYVLQQIALFPHMTIAENIAVVPELKQWSQDAIRKRVDELLGMVGLHPDTYRNRKPHELSGGEQQRVGVIRALAADPDIILMDEPFSALDPISREKLQDDMIELQKKINKTIVFVTHDMQEAIKLADQVCLMKDGEIVQIGTPEQLLSNPANDFVSDFVGSSNKIGSNFQLQKIMQPLSSMKNDTTHTIDITAKLDQVLAKLNNHSELYVTSDGNIKGKIDRQMMIHYLSTSLKEGGGEYV; this comes from the coding sequence ATGATTACGTTTCATGATGTAAGCAAACAATTTCCCGATGGTACGATAGCTGTCAATCGGATTAATTTCACTATCACCAACGGAGAATTTTTTGTGTTAATCGGCCCGAGTGGCTGCGGCAAAACTACAACATTAAAAATGATGAACAGACTAATCCCCTTATCTGAAGGAACCATTCTCATTGATGATAAAAAAATTAGTGAATATAACATTCATGAACTAAGATGGAATATTGGCTATGTCTTACAGCAAATCGCCCTTTTTCCACATATGACAATTGCAGAAAATATCGCTGTTGTTCCCGAATTAAAACAGTGGTCTCAAGACGCCATCAGAAAGCGGGTGGATGAGTTGCTGGGAATGGTAGGGCTTCATCCTGATACATATCGAAATCGCAAGCCGCATGAACTCTCAGGTGGAGAGCAGCAACGCGTTGGGGTGATCCGTGCATTAGCAGCTGATCCTGACATTATTTTAATGGATGAACCGTTCAGCGCCTTAGACCCGATCAGTCGGGAAAAATTACAGGACGATATGATTGAATTACAAAAAAAGATAAACAAAACAATCGTATTCGTTACCCACGATATGCAAGAGGCGATTAAATTAGCGGATCAAGTCTGTTTAATGAAAGATGGCGAAATCGTGCAAATCGGAACACCTGAGCAATTACTGTCCAACCCTGCCAACGATTTCGTCAGCGATTTTGTCGGATCCAGCAACAAAATTGGCTCAAATTTTCAGTTACAAAAAATCATGCAGCCTCTGTCTTCGATGAAAAATGACACGACACATACCATTGATATTACTGCTAAGCTGGATCAGGTATTAGCCAAACTGAACAATCATTCTGAATTATATGTTACCTCTGACGGTAACATCAAAGGGAAGATAGACCGGCAGATGATGATCCACTATCTCTCGACTTCGCTAAAGGAAGGCGGGGGAGAATATGTCTAA
- a CDS encoding MurR/RpiR family transcriptional regulator, producing MFTHEMISSFNDLEMSLYNYIVKYSEKVGYMRIRELADETHVSTATILRFCRKVDCDGFTEFKVKLKMTLAEEKKTTIRSTQHSITEFFERTLTGDLEEKMEEAAVLIEKADSVIFTGIGSSGILAEYGARYFSSLGKFSMYIKDPHYPIHAKFRDNSVAVVLSVSGETPFTITQVDQLKQEGSTIISITNHKLSTIAKLSDLNLAYYVTEETFQSSNITTQIPVVYILESIARKISTPF from the coding sequence ATGTTTACGCACGAGATGATTTCATCTTTCAATGATTTAGAGATGAGTTTATATAATTATATTGTCAAATACAGTGAAAAAGTAGGATATATGAGGATTCGGGAGCTGGCAGATGAGACACATGTGTCGACTGCTACCATATTACGATTTTGTCGCAAAGTAGATTGTGATGGTTTTACCGAATTTAAAGTAAAGCTGAAAATGACTCTTGCTGAAGAAAAGAAAACAACCATCCGCAGTACACAGCATTCAATAACAGAGTTCTTTGAACGAACCCTGACCGGTGACCTTGAAGAGAAAATGGAAGAAGCCGCTGTACTAATTGAAAAAGCTGACAGTGTGATTTTCACTGGCATTGGAAGTTCCGGTATTCTCGCTGAATATGGTGCCAGATATTTTTCCAGCTTAGGGAAATTTTCTATGTACATTAAAGATCCGCACTATCCGATTCATGCTAAATTCCGCGATAACAGTGTTGCCGTTGTGCTGTCGGTTTCAGGAGAGACACCTTTTACCATTACTCAAGTTGATCAGCTGAAACAGGAAGGCAGTACAATTATAAGTATTACCAACCACAAACTGTCTACTATCGCAAAACTGTCCGATCTAAACCTTGCTTATTATGTCACTGAGGAAACCTTTCAAAGCTCGAACATTACGACCCAGATTCCTGTTGTTTATATACTAGAATCGATTGCAAGAAAAATTTCCACACCTTTTTAA